The following are from one region of the Amedibacterium intestinale genome:
- a CDS encoding sensor histidine kinase: MLTKSLIDMLYTILIYFVNSISVIGIMWVYQKVRNIKISFIKFAVAILFCVITYIFCFEILLAPVTQWILYDCNNDILSWAYVNITNYIVLVSSIYLFLEKDIKINLILTSILWAMYTFLLFGFNNFLYLISSSGSIYYLLLGILMAIMIALLQNFLAKKLHLNEIMIEFEKKNYSYLSIICISILIIMAFAWTQIIIPKGKAEFRLEEVMIIFLVITFSIVLVQYAYNLLKIKQENEYNQIVLHQQQLYIQDLEDIQQNMRAFKHDYKNMMSSLYLDSKEGNIKKVENLIQGMIDDFDDTIDSKMALTTQLSNIRESEVKSLLFKKITDIYHKKISFHLEVLYPLHKNKIQTIDLVRILGILMDNAIEEVEQNHNDLTLLILQEENSLTIVVENYVEKEVNINDINNSGFTTKKDHSGIGLQSLETIIEKYPNISYKVSCRNHRFIQEIIIFNS; the protein is encoded by the coding sequence ATGTTAACAAAATCATTGATAGATATGTTATATACTATTTTAATTTATTTTGTAAATTCAATAAGTGTTATTGGGATAATGTGGGTTTATCAGAAAGTCAGAAATATAAAAATAAGTTTCATTAAATTTGCAGTGGCGATTCTTTTTTGTGTCATAACTTATATTTTTTGTTTTGAAATTCTATTAGCTCCAGTAACCCAATGGATTCTATATGATTGCAATAATGATATTTTGTCATGGGCATATGTTAATATAACCAATTATATTGTTTTAGTATCATCAATCTATTTATTTTTAGAAAAAGATATAAAAATAAATCTAATTCTTACTTCCATTTTATGGGCAATGTATACATTTTTATTATTTGGATTTAATAACTTTTTATATTTGATTTCATCATCTGGATCAATATATTATCTTCTGTTAGGAATACTGATGGCAATTATGATCGCACTTCTTCAAAATTTCTTAGCAAAAAAACTTCATTTAAATGAAATCATGATAGAGTTTGAAAAGAAAAATTATTCCTATTTATCTATCATCTGCATTTCTATTTTGATTATAATGGCTTTTGCCTGGACACAAATCATCATACCAAAAGGCAAAGCAGAATTTCGATTAGAGGAAGTTATGATAATTTTTCTGGTCATCACTTTTTCAATTGTTTTAGTTCAATATGCATATAATCTCTTAAAAATCAAGCAGGAGAATGAATATAACCAAATAGTATTACACCAGCAACAGCTGTATATTCAAGATTTAGAAGATATTCAGCAAAACATGCGAGCTTTTAAACATGACTATAAGAATATGATGTCTAGTCTTTATCTTGATTCAAAGGAAGGGAATATCAAAAAGGTTGAAAACTTAATTCAGGGTATGATTGACGATTTTGATGATACTATAGATTCAAAAATGGCATTAACAACGCAGCTTTCCAATATACGCGAAAGCGAAGTCAAAAGTTTACTATTTAAAAAGATTACGGATATCTATCATAAAAAAATAAGTTTTCATTTGGAAGTGTTGTACCCACTGCATAAAAACAAAATCCAAACAATTGATTTAGTAAGAATATTAGGGATTCTTATGGATAATGCAATAGAAGAAGTGGAACAAAATCATAATGATTTAACCTTGCTGATATTACAGGAAGAAAATTCTTTAACAATTGTTGTAGAGAATTATGTGGAAAAAGAAGTAAATATTAATGATATAAATAATAGTGGTTTTACAACCAAAAAAGACCATTCTGGAATTGGTCTTCAAAGTTTAGAAACGATTATAGAAAAATATCCAAATATTTCTTATAAAGTTAGCTGTCGTAATCATCGTTTCATACAGGAAATTATTATTTTTAACAGTTAG
- a CDS encoding exonuclease SbcCD subunit D, giving the protein MKILHTADWHLGIALHKQSLMEDQYDFIKQLKQIVMDENIDVIIIAGDIYDTTLASKEAIELYDKCMHMLCMELQKQVIVIAGNHDSPVRLSSCSALLAPMGLHVYGKLEEKVKPLILGNTWFYPIPYFHPQTVANLYGVEIQDEEEAFLCIQNDLEEKLNKKDVCHIAIAHTFMANASVSESDRFATIGGSGMVSSTVFDKFDYVALGHLHRHQKAGQNAYYSGSPLPYSFSEASYAKKVLIYDTDNGEIQEKCIQPLHSLKTYSGKLEDVITQLKQDNDTQSYVKIEIEDKQTTIDMMEYFQELHEGILQLSGIHEETQSRIGVDLQTMETMQDDSIVKQFFKDMFQEELDEEEMQLFYEAQKAVKEEEYAS; this is encoded by the coding sequence ATGAAGATTTTACATACTGCCGACTGGCATTTGGGAATTGCATTGCATAAACAAAGTTTAATGGAAGATCAATATGATTTTATAAAACAGTTAAAACAAATTGTGATGGATGAAAACATCGATGTGATCATCATTGCAGGAGATATTTACGATACGACACTTGCCAGTAAAGAAGCCATCGAACTCTATGATAAGTGCATGCATATGCTTTGTATGGAGTTACAAAAACAGGTGATAGTCATTGCGGGAAATCATGATTCACCAGTACGTTTATCATCCTGTTCCGCTTTGCTGGCACCAATGGGTTTGCATGTATATGGAAAACTGGAAGAAAAAGTAAAACCTCTTATATTAGGAAATACATGGTTTTATCCTATCCCCTACTTTCATCCGCAGACAGTTGCGAATCTTTATGGCGTTGAAATCCAAGATGAAGAGGAAGCATTTTTATGTATCCAAAACGATTTAGAGGAGAAATTAAACAAGAAAGATGTCTGTCATATTGCGATTGCGCATACGTTTATGGCAAATGCCAGCGTGAGTGAAAGTGATCGTTTCGCAACGATAGGAGGGAGTGGGATGGTTTCTTCCACGGTATTTGATAAGTTTGACTATGTTGCCTTGGGGCATCTTCATCGTCATCAAAAAGCAGGACAGAACGCATATTACAGTGGTTCTCCGCTTCCTTACTCATTTTCAGAAGCTTCCTATGCGAAAAAAGTATTAATTTATGATACAGATAATGGTGAAATTCAAGAAAAATGTATACAGCCTCTTCATTCATTAAAAACATACAGTGGAAAATTAGAGGATGTCATCACACAATTAAAACAAGATAATGACACACAAAGCTATGTGAAAATAGAAATTGAAGATAAACAGACAACGATCGATATGATGGAATATTTTCAAGAACTTCACGAAGGGATTTTACAGTTAAGCGGCATACACGAGGAAACACAAAGTCGGATTGGTGTTGATTTACAGACAATGGAAACCATGCAGGATGACAGTATTGTGAAACAGTTTTTTAAGGATATGTTTCAAGAAGAACTAGATGAAGAAGAAATGCAGCTTTTTTATGAAGCACAGAAAGCGGTAAAGGAGGAAGAGTATGCTTCCTGA
- a CDS encoding phasin family protein, with translation MTTLTEDLKKLILAGIGAAAVTAEKSKEMIDQLVEKGELTVEQGKVLNEELKHTIKEKLTPAPDTETILQNLDTMSVEDLAKLKEKIEQLQKADNEE, from the coding sequence ATGACTACATTAACAGAAGATTTAAAAAAACTAATATTGGCAGGTATTGGTGCTGCCGCTGTAACCGCTGAAAAATCAAAAGAAATGATTGACCAGCTTGTAGAAAAAGGAGAACTTACCGTTGAACAGGGAAAGGTGTTGAATGAAGAATTAAAACACACCATTAAAGAAAAACTGACACCCGCACCAGACACAGAAACCATCTTACAAAATCTGGATACCATGAGTGTTGAAGATTTGGCAAAACTAAAAGAAAAAATCGAACAACTGCAAAAGGCTGACAATGAAGAATAA
- a CDS encoding AAA family ATPase, whose translation MLPEKLVIQAFGPYVEKQEIDFSDISSHHLFLIQGETGSGKTMLLDAITFALFGKSSGGQRESMEAMRSRFASDDIHTFVEFIFSLKGKRYRFVRKVEVKTKRNKEKVWKSSVDAGEIVNGEFLPFFENPKLKNVEEKAEELIGLRYEQFVQVMVLPQGKFEQFLTSKSEEKQEILKTLFQMEHWENINAWLVEYIKQEKQKLDDLQGKQQIYLETLKEESIEQAKATMDSLKTELEEKKKELIKQNKKVACLEKELVEQKQRNEDEQAFETCRKELDTLQEKQVTINAQKEKLAHYKKLQGILPYYHAYDTAAKQYEKRMQQSQLAYEKLKKIQEESSLEKERKQQVESLQKHEEICRKTYQSLQEDMVLLKEIEILNKTWEEHQKQQKEILEKEENVSRLLEDTLRKKDAMQKDIQILKQELQSKEDIDNRHRKLEQAKILDEEKQSINIALEKEIQNQQMQEEKRKSYELEVETADAKHEKVYQQYLQTAALQLSKDLEEGKPCPVCGSLHHPSYAHVSHMYVDLQELKTYKEKLEQAKEQYQKQKDLLKEINLSIQTKKQRCIQIDKEILQLLEKPFTNEEFETVQNNLQIMQKKEKQWQNLLVDEQNIQNEIQRLYVLKSEYQNKSITYKEENSAYSATLKQKTSQLHSQDSMEVIKKHYQQTEQKQKQYEKEIEMLQKQIEEVKLQEAAVKENYAHAQEEEKKAKEEKKQAEDRFVKQCFTYGVEKEEIVEIPEENILLKMEESIQSYEQNVVEVSARKEMLEARLQKMESKDVPALEEESEQARNGLKQLQEDTAKQRSQWELYRATLKKAEDTQRLIEVQMPKFLKKQHFVKAMRGDNGVGIERYVLGVLLQTILQYANQLLRQVHDGRYQLYRSDEAIGRVRKSGLELGIYDSYSMGQRSVVSLSGGEKFLVSLALSLATSFVVQSKNGGMQLDAMFIDEGFGTLDEHSIADALHILQTMTKRKGMVGIISHVEILKENIADGIEVCKTRKGSTIRFRKA comes from the coding sequence ATGCTTCCTGAAAAATTAGTAATACAGGCGTTTGGACCTTATGTTGAAAAACAGGAAATTGATTTTTCCGATATTTCCAGCCATCATTTGTTTTTGATCCAGGGAGAAACAGGAAGTGGGAAAACGATGCTTTTAGATGCGATTACCTTTGCATTGTTTGGAAAAAGCAGTGGTGGACAAAGGGAAAGTATGGAAGCGATGCGCTCTCGCTTTGCAAGTGATGATATACATACATTTGTGGAATTTATATTTTCTTTAAAAGGGAAACGATATCGTTTTGTGCGAAAAGTAGAGGTAAAGACAAAGCGAAACAAAGAAAAAGTATGGAAAAGCAGTGTCGATGCCGGTGAAATTGTAAATGGAGAATTTCTTCCGTTTTTTGAGAATCCAAAACTAAAAAATGTGGAGGAAAAAGCAGAAGAACTGATTGGACTTCGCTATGAACAGTTTGTACAGGTCATGGTGCTTCCACAGGGGAAATTTGAACAGTTTCTGACAAGCAAAAGTGAAGAAAAGCAAGAAATATTAAAGACATTGTTTCAGATGGAACACTGGGAAAATATCAACGCGTGGCTGGTAGAATACATAAAACAAGAAAAACAGAAACTGGATGATCTGCAGGGAAAACAGCAAATCTATCTGGAAACGTTAAAAGAAGAATCTATTGAACAGGCAAAAGCAACTATGGATTCTTTGAAAACAGAGCTGGAAGAAAAGAAAAAGGAACTCATAAAACAAAATAAAAAGGTAGCGTGTTTGGAGAAAGAACTTGTAGAACAGAAACAAAGAAATGAAGATGAACAGGCATTTGAAACGTGCAGGAAAGAACTGGATACATTACAAGAAAAACAAGTTACCATCAATGCACAAAAAGAAAAGCTGGCTCATTATAAAAAACTGCAGGGTATTCTTCCTTATTATCATGCATATGATACAGCTGCAAAACAATATGAAAAAAGGATGCAGCAATCCCAGTTGGCATATGAAAAACTAAAAAAGATACAAGAGGAAAGTTCTTTAGAGAAAGAGAGAAAACAGCAGGTAGAAAGTTTACAGAAACATGAGGAAATATGCAGAAAAACATATCAATCTTTACAGGAAGATATGGTCCTTTTAAAAGAAATAGAGATACTAAACAAAACATGGGAAGAACATCAAAAACAGCAGAAAGAAATACTGGAAAAAGAAGAAAACGTTAGTAGGCTTTTGGAAGATACGCTAAGAAAAAAAGATGCAATGCAGAAGGATATACAAATATTAAAACAGGAATTACAGAGCAAAGAAGATATAGATAATAGACATCGAAAGCTGGAACAGGCAAAAATACTGGATGAAGAAAAACAAAGTATCAATATAGCATTAGAAAAAGAAATCCAGAACCAGCAGATGCAGGAAGAGAAGAGAAAATCCTATGAATTGGAAGTTGAAACTGCAGATGCAAAACATGAAAAAGTGTACCAGCAGTATTTACAAACAGCTGCGCTGCAGCTTTCCAAAGATTTAGAAGAAGGAAAACCTTGTCCGGTATGTGGTTCTTTGCATCATCCTTCCTATGCACATGTTTCTCATATGTATGTTGATTTACAGGAATTAAAAACATATAAAGAAAAACTGGAACAGGCGAAAGAACAGTATCAGAAACAAAAGGACTTACTAAAAGAAATCAACCTTTCTATACAAACGAAAAAACAGCGTTGTATACAGATTGATAAAGAAATTTTGCAGTTATTGGAGAAACCATTTACGAACGAAGAGTTTGAGACTGTGCAAAATAATCTTCAAATAATGCAGAAAAAAGAAAAACAGTGGCAAAACTTGCTGGTGGATGAGCAAAATATACAAAACGAAATCCAAAGACTGTATGTATTAAAAAGTGAATATCAAAACAAATCTATCACATATAAAGAAGAAAACAGCGCATATAGTGCTACTTTGAAACAGAAAACAAGTCAGCTGCATTCTCAGGATTCTATGGAAGTTATAAAGAAGCACTACCAGCAGACAGAACAAAAACAAAAGCAGTATGAAAAAGAAATAGAGATGTTACAGAAGCAAATTGAAGAAGTGAAATTACAGGAAGCTGCTGTGAAAGAAAATTATGCACATGCACAAGAGGAAGAAAAAAAGGCAAAAGAAGAAAAGAAACAGGCAGAAGATAGGTTTGTAAAACAATGTTTTACATATGGAGTAGAGAAAGAAGAAATTGTAGAAATACCAGAAGAAAACATACTTTTAAAAATGGAAGAGAGCATTCAAAGCTATGAACAAAATGTTGTGGAAGTAAGTGCACGAAAGGAAATGTTAGAAGCACGTTTACAAAAGATGGAAAGCAAGGATGTTCCTGCTTTGGAAGAAGAAAGTGAACAGGCAAGAAATGGATTAAAACAACTGCAGGAAGATACGGCAAAACAAAGAAGTCAATGGGAATTGTATCGAGCTACGTTAAAAAAAGCAGAGGATACACAACGTCTTATAGAAGTACAGATGCCGAAATTTTTAAAGAAACAGCACTTTGTAAAAGCAATGCGTGGCGATAATGGAGTGGGAATTGAACGTTATGTATTAGGTGTGCTTCTGCAAACAATTTTACAATATGCAAATCAGCTGTTGCGACAGGTTCATGATGGAAGATATCAGCTGTATCGAAGTGATGAAGCGATTGGAAGAGTGCGAAAAAGTGGATTAGAACTGGGAATTTATGATTCCTATTCCATGGGACAGCGAAGTGTGGTATCGTTAAGTGGAGGAGAAAAGTTTCTGGTATCACTTGCATTATCACTGGCAACCTCTTTTGTTGTGCAGTCAAAAAATGGGGGTATGCAGCTGGATGCGATGTTTATTGATGAAGGATTTGGTACATTGGATGAACATAGTATTGCGGATGCTTTGCATATCTTGCAGACAATGACAAAGCGAAAAGGAATGGTTGGAATTATTTCTCATGTAGAGATATTAAAGGAAAATATTGCAGATGGTATAGAAGTATGTAAAACAAGAAAAGGAAGTACAATTCGATTTAGAAAGGCGTGA
- a CDS encoding NAD-dependent protein deacylase, producing MYEDLKRVLQESEHIVFFGGAGVSTESNIPDFRSQSGIYSKKTYPYPAEVMISHDFFVTHPKEFYDFYFSEMVYENAQPNPAHIALAKLEEMGKLDAIVTQNIDGLHQKAGSKHVLELHGSIHRNRCSGCHRFYTLEEMKENRKEGIPVCPHCGKILKPEVVLYGEALDNAVVEESIRCIAQADTLIVGGTSLVVYPAAGLLQYFKGKHLILINKDMTSMDHKADIIIHDPIGEVLKEVVLD from the coding sequence ATGTATGAAGATTTAAAAAGAGTTTTACAGGAAAGCGAACATATTGTATTTTTTGGAGGTGCCGGGGTAAGTACGGAAAGCAACATTCCAGATTTTCGTTCGCAAAGTGGAATTTACAGTAAAAAAACATATCCATATCCGGCAGAAGTTATGATTTCTCATGATTTCTTTGTAACACATCCAAAAGAATTTTATGATTTTTATTTCAGTGAAATGGTATATGAAAATGCACAGCCCAATCCTGCTCATATCGCACTGGCAAAACTAGAAGAAATGGGAAAGTTAGATGCGATCGTTACGCAAAATATTGATGGACTGCATCAAAAAGCAGGAAGTAAACATGTTTTAGAACTGCATGGCAGCATTCATCGCAATCGATGCAGTGGATGTCATCGTTTTTATACATTGGAAGAAATGAAAGAAAATCGAAAAGAGGGAATTCCAGTATGCCCACATTGCGGAAAAATTTTAAAACCAGAAGTGGTGCTGTATGGAGAAGCGCTCGATAATGCAGTTGTAGAAGAAAGTATTCGCTGTATTGCTCAGGCGGATACACTGATTGTTGGAGGAACTTCTTTAGTTGTATATCCAGCAGCAGGATTGTTACAGTATTTTAAAGGAAAACATTTGATACTTATTAATAAAGATATGACTTCAATGGATCATAAAGCAGATATAATTATTCATGATCCAATTGGAGAAGTATTAAAAGAAGTTGTGTTAGATTAG
- a CDS encoding ABC1 kinase family protein, translating into MKNKATSTLSSKKRLAQIIGILKKHEINKGIDPVKFREILEDLGPTFVKIGQIMSARQDMFSQRYCKELIKLRDSVAPMDMETVIGVIEDEYGMKMDKVFQSFETTPLGSASIAQVHKAKLMDGKDIVVKIQRPHIYETMERDISLIRRAGNLLHLNDILGSVVDINIVLDEFWHTAKEEMDFLNEAQFAMRFESLNEDIRYISAPKVMIDASTSRVLVMEYIDGFEIDDFSLLENNGYDCKEIAVKLAENYIKQIVDDGFFHADPHPGNIRIRDGKIVWIDFGMMGVLSKQDKDLMKNAVIAIASNDTQKLVDVILTLGVHNGRIDHSLLYDDIETFMQKYLHLELQDIQLGDAVQEIFSIAHRYRISMPKGISMLARGLVTMESTMTLLDPSTNILEIAANHVSSHILKKIDFKKELSTSGKQVWDAANHSLRIPVQLSEVFSTIMKGRLKINLEIMDSTVPLTTVNHMVNKLTVGVVSAGLLMASSILCTTQMTPKIFGIPALGFIGYITAIGLGLWLLATVLLEKRKRK; encoded by the coding sequence ATGAAGAATAAAGCTACTTCTACACTAAGCAGTAAAAAACGTCTTGCCCAAATCATCGGCATTCTAAAAAAGCATGAAATTAACAAAGGGATCGATCCTGTAAAGTTTCGTGAAATTCTAGAAGATCTAGGTCCAACATTTGTAAAAATCGGACAAATTATGTCCGCTCGACAAGACATGTTTTCCCAGCGATACTGCAAAGAGCTTATCAAACTTCGTGACAGTGTGGCTCCTATGGATATGGAAACAGTCATCGGTGTGATTGAGGATGAATATGGTATGAAGATGGACAAAGTATTTCAATCTTTTGAAACCACTCCTCTTGGAAGTGCTTCAATTGCACAGGTGCATAAAGCAAAATTAATGGATGGAAAAGATATCGTCGTAAAAATACAGCGTCCTCACATCTATGAAACTATGGAGCGTGACATTTCCCTTATTCGAAGAGCCGGCAACCTGCTTCACTTAAATGATATACTTGGAAGCGTTGTCGATATCAACATTGTATTGGATGAGTTCTGGCATACAGCAAAGGAAGAAATGGATTTTTTAAATGAAGCACAATTTGCCATGCGTTTTGAAAGCTTGAACGAAGATATTCGCTATATCTCTGCACCAAAGGTCATGATAGATGCTTCTACCAGCCGTGTACTTGTGATGGAATATATTGACGGTTTTGAAATTGATGATTTTTCTCTGCTAGAAAATAATGGCTATGACTGTAAAGAAATCGCAGTCAAACTGGCAGAAAACTATATTAAGCAAATCGTAGATGATGGGTTCTTTCATGCAGATCCACACCCTGGTAACATTCGTATTCGTGATGGAAAAATCGTATGGATTGATTTTGGAATGATGGGAGTGTTATCCAAACAGGATAAAGATTTAATGAAAAACGCCGTTATCGCAATTGCCAGTAATGATACGCAAAAACTTGTAGATGTCATCTTAACATTGGGTGTTCATAACGGACGAATTGACCATTCTCTTTTATATGATGATATTGAAACTTTTATGCAGAAATACTTGCATCTGGAATTACAGGATATCCAGCTCGGTGATGCTGTACAGGAAATTTTCTCTATTGCCCATCGATATCGTATTTCTATGCCAAAAGGTATCAGCATGCTTGCCCGTGGATTAGTAACCATGGAAAGCACAATGACACTTCTTGACCCATCTACGAATATTCTGGAAATTGCAGCGAACCATGTCAGTTCCCATATCCTAAAAAAAATAGACTTTAAAAAAGAACTTTCAACAAGTGGAAAACAGGTATGGGATGCCGCCAACCATTCTCTTCGAATTCCCGTCCAGCTATCTGAAGTATTTTCTACCATCATGAAAGGACGATTAAAAATCAATCTGGAAATCATGGATTCCACAGTACCTCTAACAACCGTAAATCATATGGTAAACAAATTAACTGTTGGCGTTGTCAGTGCAGGTTTGTTAATGGCAAGCAGTATCCTGTGCACAACACAAATGACACCTAAGATTTTTGGTATCCCTGCTTTAGGATTTATTGGTTATATTACCGCAATTGGTTTAGGATTATGGCTGCTTGCAACTGTTCTTTTAGAAAAGAGAAAACGAAAATAA